The Xanthomonas rydalmerensis genomic interval AGGTGGATCACGTCGCCGACCGACAGCGCCGACAGGTCGACTTCGACGAACTCCGGCAGGTCCTTCGGCAGGCACACGACCTGGATTTCGTTCAGCTCGTGGGTCACGACCACCTCGGCCGACTTGCCGGCCGGGGACACGTCCTCGTTGAGGAAGTGCAGCGGCACCGACGCGTGCAGCGCCTCGTTGTCGTTCACGCGCTGGAAGTCGATGTGCATGATCAGCTGCTTGAACGGGTGACGCTGCATATCGCGCAGCAGCACCTTCTGCACGTCGCCGTTCAGGCTCAGGCTGAGGATGGACGAATAGAACCAGTCGTTCTGGCTGGCCAGCCAGACTTCGTTGTGGTCGAGCTGGATGTTGACCGGCTTCAGATCGCCACCGTAGACGATCGCCGGGATCAGGCCGTCGCGACGGAGGCGGCGGCTCGCACCCTTGCCCTCGACTTCGCGGCGCTGAACCTTGATTTCATGCGTGGTTGCCATTTGCGTTTACTACCTTGGTTGAATGAACCGCCTCACGGCGGTTTTGATGACTCTTCCGCGACCAGAAGAGTCTGTGGGAAGCCGGGATTGGAGATTCGGGATTGGGGATTCGCAACGGCGCCGCTTCTGCGAATCCCCAATCCCGAATCCCCAATCCCTGCCCTTAATCGACGTACAACGAGCTCACCGACTCGCCGAAGGCGATGCGGCGAATGGTTTCGGCCAACAGCTCGGCGACGCTGAGCTGGCGGATCTTGCCGCAGGCGCGGGCAGCCTCCGACAGCGGGATGGTGTCGGTGACGACCAGCTCGTCCAGCTGCGAATTGGTGATGTTGCTCACCGCGGGGCCGGACAGCACCGGATGCGTGCAGTACGCGGCGACCTTCAGCGCGCCGCGCTCCTTCAGCGCGGCCGCGGCCGCGCACAGGGTGCCGGCGGTGTCGACGATGTCGTCGACCAGCACGCAGGTCTTGCCCTCGACGTCGCCGATGATGTTCATCACCGTGGACACGTTGGCGCGCGGGCGGCGCTTGTCGATGATCGCCAGGTCCGCATCGTCCAGGCGCTTGGCCACCGCACGGGCGCGGACCACGCCACCCACGTCCGGCGACACCACGATCAGGTTGTCGGTGCCGTAGGCGCGCCAGATGTCGGCCAGCAGCAGCGGCGAGGCGTAAACGTTGTCGACCGGGATGTCGAAGAAGCCCTGGATCTGGTCG includes:
- a CDS encoding 50S ribosomal protein L25/general stress protein Ctc, with the protein product MATTHEIKVQRREVEGKGASRRLRRDGLIPAIVYGGDLKPVNIQLDHNEVWLASQNDWFYSSILSLSLNGDVQKVLLRDMQRHPFKQLIMHIDFQRVNDNEALHASVPLHFLNEDVSPAGKSAEVVVTHELNEIQVVCLPKDLPEFVEVDLSALSVGDVIHLSDLKLPAGVELPELKLGKEHDVAVVIAKHGRVEEEPEATDAAAAAAEPAKKDGK
- a CDS encoding ribose-phosphate diphosphokinase; translated protein: MQDQRNLLVFSGNANKPLAKSICRELGVRPGKAMVSSFSDGEVQVEIEENVRRQEVFVIQPTCAPSAENLMELLVIIDALKRASAASVTAVVPYFGYSRQDRRMRSSRVPITAKVAAKMFSAVNADRVLTVDLHADQIQGFFDIPVDNVYASPLLLADIWRAYGTDNLIVVSPDVGGVVRARAVAKRLDDADLAIIDKRRPRANVSTVMNIIGDVEGKTCVLVDDIVDTAGTLCAAAAALKERGALKVAAYCTHPVLSGPAVSNITNSQLDELVVTDTIPLSEAARACGKIRQLSVAELLAETIRRIAFGESVSSLYVD